The Metabacillus schmidteae genome has a segment encoding these proteins:
- a CDS encoding F510_1955 family glycosylhydrolase, translated as MIKKIFIFFLACILLTACSQGENEQSTNDDTEIYKEVKDEKIEHIHGIGYAGNKDELYLASHEGLLRYTKKKWFKITKNKHDYMGFQATDAGFYSSGHPEHGSDLKNPLGIIKSTDDGKTIDKLVFYGETDFHYLAAGYNSHIIYVINEAKNSKLNVGMYYSNDEGESWTQSKTQGLSFNSIGNIATHPTKANIVGLSTDQGLYVSINNGDSFTLVSDPQPVINVEIRENSILYFSLKGDTSSLIKYDLNNNREKTIPLPDEVNENNPVLYISSHPENEEVITMVTHKNDIYQTIDDGQSWITLSSKGQIN; from the coding sequence ATGATAAAAAAGATATTCATATTTTTCCTAGCATGTATTTTACTAACTGCTTGTTCACAAGGAGAAAATGAACAGTCAACGAATGATGATACAGAAATTTACAAAGAAGTAAAAGATGAAAAAATTGAACACATACACGGTATTGGCTATGCAGGAAATAAAGACGAGTTGTATTTAGCTTCACATGAAGGATTATTAAGATATACAAAAAAAAAGTGGTTTAAAATCACAAAAAACAAACATGACTACATGGGTTTCCAAGCCACAGATGCTGGCTTCTATTCAAGTGGGCATCCTGAGCATGGTTCAGATTTAAAGAACCCTCTGGGGATTATAAAAAGCACTGATGACGGAAAAACAATAGATAAACTTGTTTTTTATGGTGAAACCGACTTTCATTATTTAGCAGCAGGCTATAATAGTCATATCATCTATGTAATCAATGAAGCAAAGAATTCAAAATTAAATGTTGGAATGTATTATTCTAATGATGAGGGTGAGAGTTGGACGCAAAGTAAAACACAAGGTCTTTCATTTAACTCCATTGGTAATATAGCCACTCATCCAACCAAAGCAAATATTGTGGGATTATCCACAGACCAAGGTTTATACGTTTCAATTAATAATGGGGATTCATTCACTCTAGTCTCAGACCCTCAACCAGTTATAAATGTTGAAATAAGGGAAAACTCTATTCTTTATTTTTCTTTAAAGGGAGATACATCGTCACTTATTAAATATGATTTAAACAATAATAGAGAAAAAACAATTCCTTTACCTGATGAAGTAAATGAAAATAATCCTGTATTGTATATTTCCTCTCACCCCGAAAATGAAGAAGTCATAACTATGGTTACACATAAAAATGATATATACCAAACAATTGACGATGGTCAATCTTGGATTACATTGTCGAGTAAAGGGCAGATAAATTAA
- the hmpA gene encoding NO-inducible flavohemoprotein → MLSNKTIEIVKSTAPILAERGVEITSYFYKSLFEAYPELLNIFNHANQKQGRQQTALANTVYAAATYIDQLEVLLPAVKQIAHKHRSLNVKKEHYPIVGEYLLKAIKEVLGDAATPDIIEAWGEAYQVIAQVFIDVEEEMYNKAKLEAWEEFKSFKVVKKEKESSVITSFYLEATDGHPAPIYQAGQYITVRLSIPGEEYLLNRQYSLSDSAGKNTLRISVKREAGENIDQNGKVSNYLHDSVNVGDEVEITAPAGDFVLHDEANSPLYLISGGVGITPMLSMLKTVSDNQPDRLVTFIQAAKDGDIQAFGSEVNETIKSMTNAKKYVIFEQPAVSDREENNFDFEGYLDIQKLEQLVIEKDATFYVCGPVAFMGSVIGNLQKLGVQTEHINYEFFGPSIELKQYQEA, encoded by the coding sequence ATGTTATCTAATAAAACAATTGAAATCGTTAAATCAACAGCACCAATTTTAGCTGAGCGCGGAGTGGAAATAACATCTTATTTTTACAAAAGTCTGTTCGAAGCATACCCTGAATTATTAAATATTTTTAACCATGCAAATCAAAAACAAGGTCGTCAGCAAACCGCTTTAGCCAATACTGTTTATGCAGCAGCTACATATATTGATCAGTTGGAAGTCTTATTGCCTGCTGTAAAACAAATTGCGCATAAGCATAGAAGCTTAAATGTGAAAAAAGAACATTATCCTATTGTAGGAGAATATTTATTAAAGGCAATTAAAGAAGTATTAGGAGATGCGGCGACACCAGATATCATTGAAGCTTGGGGAGAAGCATATCAAGTCATAGCTCAAGTATTTATCGATGTTGAAGAAGAAATGTATAACAAAGCAAAGCTTGAGGCTTGGGAAGAGTTCAAGTCATTTAAAGTTGTAAAAAAAGAAAAAGAGAGCTCTGTTATTACATCATTCTATCTCGAAGCTACTGATGGGCACCCGGCTCCAATTTATCAAGCAGGTCAATATATTACTGTAAGATTGTCAATTCCAGGTGAAGAGTATTTACTAAACCGACAATATAGTCTTTCTGATTCTGCAGGTAAAAACACATTACGTATTTCTGTTAAAAGAGAAGCAGGAGAAAACATTGATCAAAATGGGAAAGTATCAAATTATCTTCATGATTCAGTAAATGTTGGAGATGAAGTAGAAATTACTGCCCCTGCAGGTGATTTTGTTCTTCATGATGAAGCAAATTCACCACTTTACCTTATTAGTGGTGGAGTTGGAATTACGCCAATGCTTAGCATGTTAAAAACAGTGTCTGATAACCAGCCGGATCGCTTGGTAACATTTATCCAAGCTGCAAAGGATGGAGATATCCAAGCTTTCGGTAGTGAAGTGAATGAAACGATTAAATCGATGACAAATGCAAAGAAATATGTGATCTTTGAACAGCCGGCAGTGTCTGATCGAGAAGAAAATAATTTCGATTTTGAAGGATACTTAGATATACAAAAACTTGAACAGCTTGTTATAGAAAAGGATGCTACCTTCTATGTATGTGGTCCAGTAGCGTTTATGGGAAGTGTCATAGGAAATCTTCAAAAACTAGGAGTGCAAACGGAACATATCAACTATGAATTTTTCGGTCCATCAATCGAATTGAAGCAATATCAGGAAGCGTAA
- a CDS encoding RrF2 family transcriptional regulator, whose product MRLTLYTDYSLRVLVYLATKPKEELSNIKEIAEVYNISKNHLMKVTYELGKMNVIETIRGRNGGIRLALPPEEINIGNIVRKTEEDFHIVECFDQENNQCIISPVCGLKHVLNKALQAYLDVLDQYTLADLTKNQSALLDYFLMNK is encoded by the coding sequence ATGCGTCTAACCCTTTATACAGACTACTCCTTACGAGTCTTAGTATATCTTGCCACAAAACCTAAAGAAGAACTTTCAAATATTAAAGAAATTGCAGAGGTCTATAATATTTCAAAAAACCATTTAATGAAGGTTACATATGAGCTTGGAAAGATGAATGTCATTGAAACAATTCGCGGTCGAAACGGAGGAATTCGTTTAGCACTGCCACCTGAGGAAATAAATATCGGGAACATTGTCAGAAAAACAGAGGAAGATTTCCATATTGTTGAATGCTTTGATCAAGAAAACAATCAATGTATTATCTCTCCTGTTTGCGGATTAAAACACGTACTAAATAAAGCATTGCAGGCATATTTAGATGTTCTAGATCAGTATACATTGGCTGACTTAACAAAAAACCAATCTGCTTTGCTTGATTATTTCCTTATGAATAAATAA
- a CDS encoding M14 family zinc carboxypeptidase — translation MFYLYFYCAKLGVVVMIGMVVFTHIKTVRNGNLKIKKDEPMKKCFLILLIFLVVFEHSGQAKEYEQQMYTYKRMKKDLLSIANEYDLEVRTFGKSEFGRDLLAVKIGRGEKTVLITGSHHGREWLSTHIIMEMINQYASAYKNAKPFSAHNPEILDDVAIWFIPMVNPDGVTIQQKGISSFPFLLQEIYIDLNEGNADFSRWKANGLGVDLNRQYPAGWDDIEGDTPYASYSHFKGEKPLESKESRALALFTKTIDPLTAAAYHTSGRELYWYYFNSFEHLQRDYALIEKISEKTGYDISYPPFNATGGGYTDWFIQTYERPAVTIELSYLVEDTNPPLEVFHEEWKRNKEIGFILCEYAKKEILYKK, via the coding sequence GTGTTTTATCTTTATTTTTACTGTGCAAAACTTGGTGTTGTTGTCATGATTGGAATGGTAGTCTTTACCCACATAAAAACCGTTAGAAACGGTAACCTAAAAATAAAAAAGGATGAACCAATGAAGAAATGTTTTCTTATATTGCTCATTTTCTTAGTAGTATTTGAACATAGTGGACAAGCGAAGGAATACGAGCAGCAAATGTATACATATAAACGCATGAAAAAGGATCTGCTTTCAATTGCAAATGAGTACGACCTGGAGGTAAGAACATTTGGAAAGTCGGAGTTTGGACGAGATCTTCTTGCCGTAAAAATTGGGCGCGGAGAGAAAACAGTCCTTATTACAGGCAGCCATCATGGTCGTGAATGGCTATCAACACACATCATCATGGAAATGATTAATCAATATGCCAGTGCCTATAAAAATGCCAAGCCTTTTTCTGCGCATAATCCTGAAATTTTAGATGATGTTGCCATTTGGTTTATTCCAATGGTGAATCCTGATGGAGTGACGATTCAACAAAAAGGGATAAGCTCATTTCCCTTCCTGTTACAGGAAATCTATATTGATTTGAATGAAGGAAATGCAGATTTTTCGAGATGGAAAGCAAATGGCTTAGGTGTTGATTTAAATAGACAGTATCCAGCTGGATGGGACGACATTGAAGGAGATACACCTTATGCATCATATTCTCATTTTAAGGGGGAAAAGCCTTTAGAATCAAAGGAATCAAGAGCCTTGGCACTTTTTACAAAAACAATAGATCCCCTTACAGCCGCAGCTTATCATACTTCAGGTCGTGAGCTTTATTGGTATTATTTTAATTCTTTTGAACATCTTCAGCGGGATTACGCACTTATTGAAAAAATATCTGAAAAAACAGGCTATGATATATCCTATCCACCTTTTAATGCAACTGGCGGGGGATACACGGATTGGTTTATTCAAACATATGAGAGACCAGCAGTAACGATCGAACTTAGTTATCTTGTTGAGGACACAAATCCTCCTTTGGAAGTGTTTCATGAGGAATGGAAGCGTAATAAGGAAATAGGGTTTATTTTATGTGAATATGCCAAGAAGGAGATTCTATATAAAAAATAA
- a CDS encoding SpoVR family protein, with protein MKAADQKALEYAISEITEVAKGFGLDFYPMRYEICPADIIYTFGAYGMPTRFSHWSFGKQFHKMKLQYDLGLSKIYELVINSDPCYAFLLDTNSLIQNKLIVAHVLAHCDFFKNNSRFSNTKREMVESMSATAERIKQYEIIHGRQEVETFLDAVLSIQEHIDPSLVRPKLSWTIDDIEFEEEAEEQKVTPYDDLWNLDKKAGPKPIKKKKKKLPPSPEKDILLFIEEYSRELEDWQRDILTMMREEMLYFWPQLETKIMNEGWASYWHQRIIRELDLTSDEAVEFAKLNAGVVQPSKTTINPYYLGLKIFEDIEERYDNPTEEMKMFGAKPGSGREKMFEVREVESDISFIRNYLTKDLVMREDMYLFQKQGRDYKIVDKGWESVRDQLVSMRVNGGFPYITVNDGDYLKNNELYLKHWFEDIELDLKYLEKVLPYIYQLWGRPVHMESVLEGKAVLFSYDGKSVSRRYL; from the coding sequence ATGAAAGCGGCTGATCAAAAGGCTTTAGAATATGCAATTAGTGAAATTACTGAGGTTGCGAAAGGATTCGGTCTGGATTTTTACCCAATGAGATATGAAATATGCCCCGCTGATATTATTTATACATTTGGAGCATATGGTATGCCTACAAGGTTTTCACACTGGAGCTTTGGTAAGCAATTTCATAAAATGAAGCTGCAATATGATTTGGGGTTGAGCAAGATTTATGAGCTTGTCATTAACTCAGATCCTTGTTACGCGTTTTTATTAGATACAAATTCCTTAATTCAAAATAAATTGATTGTCGCTCACGTTTTAGCACATTGTGACTTTTTTAAGAATAATTCACGATTTAGCAATACAAAGCGGGAAATGGTTGAGAGTATGTCTGCGACAGCAGAGCGAATTAAGCAGTATGAAATCATTCATGGCAGGCAAGAAGTAGAAACCTTTTTAGATGCCGTTCTTTCCATACAGGAACATATCGATCCTTCGCTAGTTCGTCCAAAACTTTCTTGGACGATTGATGATATAGAATTTGAGGAAGAAGCAGAAGAACAAAAGGTAACACCTTATGATGACCTTTGGAATCTTGATAAAAAAGCTGGACCAAAGCCAATAAAAAAGAAGAAAAAGAAACTTCCACCGTCACCTGAGAAAGATATTTTGTTGTTTATTGAAGAATACAGCCGTGAATTAGAAGATTGGCAACGTGATATTTTAACGATGATGCGGGAAGAGATGCTCTATTTCTGGCCACAGCTTGAAACGAAAATCATGAATGAAGGCTGGGCTTCGTACTGGCATCAACGTATTATCCGAGAACTTGATTTAACGTCAGATGAAGCAGTAGAATTCGCAAAGCTTAATGCAGGTGTTGTGCAGCCATCAAAAACAACTATCAATCCTTACTATTTAGGGTTGAAAATTTTCGAAGATATTGAAGAAAGATACGATAATCCTACAGAAGAAATGAAAATGTTCGGTGCTAAACCTGGCTCCGGTCGTGAAAAAATGTTTGAAGTCCGTGAAGTAGAGTCTGATATTTCATTTATTCGCAATTACTTAACAAAAGACCTCGTCATGCGCGAAGATATGTACTTATTCCAAAAGCAGGGCAGAGATTATAAAATTGTTGATAAGGGCTGGGAATCAGTACGTGATCAGCTCGTTAGTATGAGAGTAAATGGCGGATTCCCATATATTACGGTGAATGACGGAGACTATTTGAAAAATAATGAACTGTATTTAAAGCATTGGTTCGAGGATATTGAACTGGATTTGAAATACTTAGAAAAGGTTCTTCCATATATTTATCAATTATGGGGAAGACCTGTTCATATGGAAAGTGTTTTAGAGGGGAAAGCTGTATTGTTTTCTTATGATGGGAAGAGTGTGTCGAGGAGATATTTGTAA
- the spoIIP gene encoding stage II sporulation protein P, whose protein sequence is MVGLITLTNLKIDSIVVQKTITNLDSKDIFAHFLRAENHYFYPKEKDELFTLSSISNMAIQLATNIKPSDARTFFGNELPGLRLYDTEIIIAGEGTDLTTLPHESSPPTEVLLKERKVAEDKLKQIENNSPKNDIQVSPANKNTVYIYQTHSWESFLPLLEDAKIPDEAISNDERANVIGLGQRMSQNLINNGIGAVHDTTNMTKTLNEKGIRSTKAYAVSGNLVEAAVSNKENDLTYFIDIHRDSARKNLTTKKINGKNYARLYFVVGKEHDQYLENLDTAKELHKRLEASYPGISRGVFLKTKSEGNGVYNQDVSNKAMLVEIGGVDNDLNELYRSVDAFTEVFSEYYWESSEAKEVNGNG, encoded by the coding sequence ATGGTTGGACTAATTACTCTTACAAATTTAAAAATTGACTCAATTGTCGTACAGAAGACAATCACTAATCTAGACAGTAAAGATATTTTTGCACATTTTCTTAGAGCTGAAAATCATTATTTTTACCCTAAAGAGAAAGATGAATTGTTCACTCTGTCAAGCATATCTAATATGGCAATTCAGCTTGCTACAAATATTAAACCTTCTGACGCTAGAACTTTTTTTGGTAATGAACTGCCAGGATTAAGATTGTATGATACTGAAATCATCATTGCAGGAGAGGGGACTGATTTAACTACTCTTCCACATGAGTCTTCTCCTCCAACAGAGGTATTATTAAAAGAAAGAAAAGTAGCAGAGGACAAACTAAAACAAATTGAAAATAATTCACCTAAGAATGATATCCAGGTTTCACCTGCAAATAAGAATACAGTATATATTTATCAAACACATAGTTGGGAATCATTTTTACCTCTACTGGAAGATGCGAAAATTCCAGATGAGGCAATAAGTAATGATGAGAGAGCAAATGTAATAGGACTTGGACAACGAATGAGTCAAAACTTAATAAATAACGGTATTGGTGCTGTTCATGATACGACAAACATGACAAAAACCTTGAATGAAAAAGGAATTAGGTCTACTAAAGCGTACGCTGTGTCTGGTAATCTTGTTGAGGCTGCGGTGTCGAATAAAGAAAATGATTTGACCTACTTTATTGATATCCATCGTGATTCTGCCAGAAAAAATCTAACAACGAAAAAAATTAATGGAAAGAATTACGCAAGGTTATATTTTGTAGTTGGAAAGGAACACGATCAATATTTAGAAAATCTAGATACAGCAAAAGAACTACATAAGAGACTAGAGGCAAGTTATCCAGGTATAAGTAGAGGTGTATTCCTCAAAACAAAAAGTGAAGGAAACGGTGTTTATAACCAAGATGTTTCAAATAAAGCAATGCTTGTTGAAATTGGTGGAGTCGATAATGACCTAAATGAACTGTACCGATCAGTCGATGCTTTTACAGAGGTTTTTTCTGAGTATTATTGGGAATCGAGTGAAGCAAAAGAAGTTAATGGAAATGGATAA
- a CDS encoding DUF1541 domain-containing protein, translating to MKKMNLVFLTSLLVFLLAACASNTEETPENNEDMNTSAEKNSEMDHSEMNHSGSGEVPEGLKEAENPTYKVGSQAIIETDHMEGMKGAKATIVGAYDTAVYTVSYTPTTGGDRVENHKWVIHEEIEGAGDTPFEQGEEVVLNADHMEGMNGASAVIDSVEETTVYMVDYTPTTGGEEVKNHKWVTESELSPVDE from the coding sequence ATGAAAAAAATGAATTTAGTTTTCTTGACAAGTTTATTAGTATTTTTATTAGCTGCATGTGCTAGTAATACGGAAGAAACACCTGAAAATAATGAGGATATGAATACGAGTGCAGAAAAAAATTCGGAAATGGATCATTCTGAAATGAATCATTCAGGTTCTGGTGAAGTTCCAGAAGGGTTAAAAGAAGCAGAAAATCCTACATATAAAGTGGGGAGCCAAGCTATTATTGAGACAGATCATATGGAAGGGATGAAAGGAGCAAAAGCAACAATTGTAGGAGCATATGATACAGCAGTGTATACTGTTTCTTATACTCCTACAACAGGTGGAGATAGAGTTGAAAATCATAAATGGGTTATTCATGAGGAAATCGAAGGTGCAGGGGATACCCCATTTGAGCAAGGTGAAGAAGTTGTTTTAAATGCTGATCATATGGAAGGTATGAATGGTGCATCAGCTGTAATTGACTCGGTTGAAGAAACGACTGTCTATATGGTTGACTACACTCCAACAACGGGTGGGGAAGAAGTGAAAAACCATAAATGGGTAACTGAAAGTGAACTGTCCCCAGTAGATGAGTGA
- the copZ gene encoding copper chaperone CopZ: MENVILKVKGMSCGHCVSSIEGSVGNLAGVKSVKVNLKNGEVEIEYNSSEIGISDIKETIDDQGYDVE; this comes from the coding sequence ATGGAAAATGTAATATTAAAAGTAAAAGGAATGTCATGTGGACATTGTGTAAGTTCAATAGAAGGAAGTGTTGGTAATTTAGCGGGTGTGAAGTCTGTTAAAGTAAATTTGAAGAATGGAGAAGTAGAGATTGAATATAATTCTTCAGAAATTGGAATAAGTGATATAAAGGAAACGATTGATGATCAAGGGTATGACGTAGAATAA
- a CDS encoding response regulator transcription factor, with the protein MKTVLLIDDEQRMLDLLSLYIEPYGYKCFKKNSGHEGLEFLKHQNIDIVILDIMMPEMDGWTTCKKIREISDVPIIMLTARNEKEDIVKGLKKGADDYLVKPFNEEELLARIDAIIRRSRRTFNYGDTLRFEGLIMNQSTYRVTYQEKEIVLTPKEFALLGLFLENQNKVFSREHLLSTVWGLKAETEDRTIDSHIRNMREKLRKAYFPVEQYLKTVWGVGYKWISVN; encoded by the coding sequence ATGAAAACAGTTCTGTTAATAGATGATGAGCAAAGAATGCTCGATTTACTATCTTTGTATATAGAACCTTATGGCTATAAGTGTTTTAAAAAGAATTCTGGTCATGAAGGCTTAGAATTTCTGAAACACCAAAATATTGATATTGTGATTTTGGATATTATGATGCCTGAAATGGACGGATGGACAACCTGTAAAAAAATAAGAGAGATTTCTGATGTACCAATCATCATGTTAACAGCAAGAAATGAAAAGGAAGATATCGTCAAAGGCTTAAAAAAAGGTGCTGATGATTACCTGGTCAAACCATTTAATGAAGAAGAGTTATTAGCACGTATCGATGCAATTATTAGAAGGTCAAGAAGAACCTTTAATTATGGAGACACCCTCCGATTCGAAGGTTTAATAATGAATCAATCAACATATCGGGTAACTTATCAAGAGAAGGAGATCGTACTCACACCTAAAGAGTTTGCATTACTTGGTTTGTTTCTGGAGAACCAAAATAAAGTATTTTCACGAGAACATTTACTTTCAACCGTATGGGGTCTAAAAGCTGAAACAGAAGATAGAACCATTGACTCACATATAAGAAATATGAGAGAAAAATTGCGGAAAGCATACTTCCCAGTAGAACAGTATCTAAAAACTGTTTGGGGAGTAGGCTACAAATGGATTTCAGTTAACTAA
- a CDS encoding DUF3889 domain-containing protein, giving the protein MKSLSKVFFALIALSIIFTAGMKAYGEQNVQEIDYKKWSKIAISSVKEKYPDAELVDYKYGGRETVNEEESKDVFHVKGKQNNKPFIVKVDVVFNPKTGQLITVNISEMREEGNL; this is encoded by the coding sequence ATGAAGTCATTATCGAAAGTTTTTTTCGCGCTAATTGCTCTATCCATTATTTTTACGGCAGGAATGAAAGCTTATGGGGAACAAAATGTTCAAGAAATTGATTACAAAAAGTGGAGCAAAATTGCCATCTCTTCTGTAAAAGAAAAATATCCTGATGCTGAACTGGTTGACTACAAGTATGGTGGAAGAGAAACTGTTAATGAAGAAGAGTCAAAAGATGTTTTTCATGTGAAGGGAAAACAGAATAATAAACCATTTATTGTTAAAGTTGATGTAGTATTTAATCCAAAAACAGGGCAGTTAATTACAGTAAATATTTCGGAAATGAGAGAAGAAGGCAACCTTTAG
- a CDS encoding YidH family protein has protein sequence MEKMDDKHTTIDSKYIQQHLANERTFLAWIRTAIAIIGVGFLVSNLHENMEPNLSQVSDYLANIIGISSVGVGILTIIMATIAYFRKYKSINDQTFRTPKITVITLGIFVIVIAFIFGIYFLLM, from the coding sequence ATGGAGAAAATGGATGATAAGCACACAACGATTGATTCAAAATATATTCAACAACACCTGGCAAATGAGCGCACATTCTTAGCGTGGATTCGAACAGCGATTGCCATTATCGGGGTTGGATTTCTTGTTTCAAATCTACATGAAAATATGGAGCCGAACCTTTCACAGGTTAGTGATTATTTAGCCAATATTATTGGCATATCCTCAGTTGGGGTAGGAATTTTAACGATCATCATGGCGACCATTGCTTATTTCAGGAAATACAAATCGATTAATGATCAAACGTTCAGAACCCCAAAAATAACGGTTATTACACTTGGAATCTTTGTGATCGTAATTGCATTTATTTTCGGTATTTATTTTTTGTTAATGTAA
- a CDS encoding stage II sporulation protein P, whose protein sequence is MDELSTKTLKVLLFTVATLFLSLLAAILYLYEKDDNKNKKFPVFSNNEGKNTNVEIISKSKSAPDDVSGFEVSKELVPQEKALQKDAEMNQEKIDSFNEKDIKRPEVKSKNFHNTFGRKVVFIYFSHTRESFLPYFKKGTAPESAYHSQLNITLVGQRLGDTLRHNGIWNEVSQIDTVNMLNERDLKFNSSYQMSREIVLNEMSQNRDLEMAFDIHRDSLQKEQSTIEINGESLGKISFVIGSGHPNYKENLEFTNGIHELIDKRYPGLSRGIIIKDKSQGNGVYNQDLLSNSVIVEIGGVENDLEELYRSADILGNAISEYYWEKVHD, encoded by the coding sequence ATGGATGAACTAAGCACCAAAACATTAAAAGTTTTATTATTTACGGTAGCTACATTATTCTTAAGTTTATTAGCAGCTATTCTTTACCTATATGAAAAAGATGATAATAAAAATAAAAAGTTCCCTGTTTTTAGTAATAATGAAGGTAAAAACACTAATGTAGAAATAATCTCTAAAAGTAAATCTGCTCCAGATGATGTTAGTGGATTTGAAGTATCAAAAGAGCTAGTACCACAGGAAAAAGCACTCCAAAAAGATGCTGAAATGAATCAAGAAAAGATTGATTCATTTAATGAAAAGGATATTAAAAGACCAGAAGTAAAGAGTAAGAACTTTCACAATACATTCGGTAGAAAGGTCGTATTTATATATTTTTCTCATACAAGAGAGTCGTTTTTGCCTTACTTCAAAAAGGGAACAGCTCCTGAAAGTGCTTATCACTCCCAGCTAAATATAACACTTGTTGGGCAGAGATTAGGAGACACCCTAAGGCATAATGGTATTTGGAATGAGGTAAGTCAAATCGATACAGTCAATATGTTAAACGAACGCGATTTAAAGTTTAATAGTTCCTATCAAATGTCCAGAGAAATTGTTCTAAATGAAATGAGTCAAAATCGTGATTTAGAGATGGCTTTTGATATTCATCGTGATTCACTTCAAAAAGAACAATCAACAATTGAAATAAATGGAGAATCGCTAGGTAAAATATCATTCGTTATAGGGAGCGGACATCCAAATTATAAAGAAAATCTAGAATTTACAAATGGTATTCATGAATTAATTGATAAAAGATACCCTGGTCTTTCTAGAGGAATCATAATAAAAGATAAGTCTCAAGGTAATGGCGTCTATAACCAAGATCTATTATCCAATAGTGTAATTGTAGAAATAGGTGGAGTTGAAAATGATTTAGAAGAACTTTATCGCAGTGCCGATATTTTAGGAAACGCCATAAGTGAATACTATTGGGAGAAAGTTCATGACTAA